The Pleurodeles waltl isolate 20211129_DDA chromosome 6, aPleWal1.hap1.20221129, whole genome shotgun sequence genome has a segment encoding these proteins:
- the LOC138301842 gene encoding histone H1-like protein HC2, giving the protein MTITEKTITEKTITAKTITEKPITEKPITEKTITEKTITEKTITAKTITEKTITKTIAEETITAKTITEKTITEKTITAKTITEKPITEKPITEKTITEKTITEKTITEKTIAEKTIAEKTIAEKTITEKTITVRTTTEKTISD; this is encoded by the exons ATGACCATTACAGAGAAAACCATTACAGAGAAAACCATTACTGCGAAAACCATAACAGAGAAACCCATTACAGAGAAACCCATTACAGAGAAAACCATTACAGAGAAAACCATTACAGAGAAAACCATTACTGCGAAAACCATAACAGAGAAAACCATCACT AAAACCATTGCAGAGGAAACCATTACTGCAAAAACCATAACAGAGAAAACCATTACAGAGAAAACCATTACTGCGAAAACCATAACAGAGAAACCCATTACAGAGAAACCTATTACAGAGAAAACCATTACAGAGAAAACCATTACAGAGAAAACCATTACAGAGAAAACCATTGCAGAGAAAACCATTGCAGAGAAAACCATTGCAGAGAAAACCATTACAGAGAAAACCATTACTGTGAGAACCACAACAGAGAAAACCATTTCAGACTAA